Proteins found in one Muntiacus reevesi chromosome 2, mMunRee1.1, whole genome shotgun sequence genomic segment:
- the UBE2D1 gene encoding ubiquitin-conjugating enzyme E2 D1 isoform X5 has translation MGPPDSAYQGGVFFLTVHFPTDYPFKPPKIAFTTKIYHPNINSNGSICLDILRSQWSPALTVSKVLLSICSLLCDPNPDDPLVPDIAQIYKSDKEKYNRHAREWTQKYAM, from the exons ATGGGGCCT CCTGATAGCGCATATCAAGGTGGAGTCTTCTTTCTCACTGTACATTTTCCGACAGACTATCCTTTTAAACCaccaaag atTGCTTTCACAACAAAAATTTACCATCCAAACATAAACAGTAATGGAAGTATTTGTCTTGATATCCTGAGGTCACAGTGGTCACCAGCTCTGACTGTGTCAAAAG TTTTATTGTCCATATGTTCTCTGCTCTGTGACCCTAATCCAGATGATCCCTTAGTACCAGATATTGCACAAATctataaatcagacaaagaaaa ATACAACAGACATGCAAGAGAATGGACTCAGAAATATGCAATGTaa
- the UBE2D1 gene encoding ubiquitin-conjugating enzyme E2 D1 isoform X6: MTPDSAYQGGVFFLTVHFPTDYPFKPPKIAFTTKIYHPNINSNGSICLDILRSQWSPALTVSKVLLSICSLLCDPNPDDPLVPDIAQIYKSDKEKYNRHAREWTQKYAM, translated from the exons ATGACT CCTGATAGCGCATATCAAGGTGGAGTCTTCTTTCTCACTGTACATTTTCCGACAGACTATCCTTTTAAACCaccaaag atTGCTTTCACAACAAAAATTTACCATCCAAACATAAACAGTAATGGAAGTATTTGTCTTGATATCCTGAGGTCACAGTGGTCACCAGCTCTGACTGTGTCAAAAG TTTTATTGTCCATATGTTCTCTGCTCTGTGACCCTAATCCAGATGATCCCTTAGTACCAGATATTGCACAAATctataaatcagacaaagaaaa ATACAACAGACATGCAAGAGAATGGACTCAGAAATATGCAATGTaa
- the UBE2D1 gene encoding ubiquitin-conjugating enzyme E2 D1 isoform X3, producing MALKRIQKELSDLQRDPPAHCSAGPVGDDLFHWQATIMGPPDSAYQGGVFFLTVHFPTDYPFKPPKIAFTTKIYHPNINSNGSICLDILRSQWSPALTVSKVLLSICSLLCDPNPDDPLVPDIAQIYKSDKEKYNRHAREWTQKYAM from the exons GAGTTAAGTGATCTCCAACGTGACCCACCTGCTCACTGTTCGGCTGGACCTGTGGGAGATGACT TGTTCCACTGGCAAGCAACTATTATGGGGCCT CCTGATAGCGCATATCAAGGTGGAGTCTTCTTTCTCACTGTACATTTTCCGACAGACTATCCTTTTAAACCaccaaag atTGCTTTCACAACAAAAATTTACCATCCAAACATAAACAGTAATGGAAGTATTTGTCTTGATATCCTGAGGTCACAGTGGTCACCAGCTCTGACTGTGTCAAAAG TTTTATTGTCCATATGTTCTCTGCTCTGTGACCCTAATCCAGATGATCCCTTAGTACCAGATATTGCACAAATctataaatcagacaaagaaaa ATACAACAGACATGCAAGAGAATGGACTCAGAAATATGCAATGTaa
- the UBE2D1 gene encoding ubiquitin-conjugating enzyme E2 D1 isoform X4, with translation MALKRIQKELSDLQRDPPAHCSAGPVGDDLFHWQATIMGPIAFTTKIYHPNINSNGSICLDILRSQWSPALTVSKVLLSICSLLCDPNPDDPLVPDIAQIYKSDKEKYNRHAREWTQKYAM, from the exons GAGTTAAGTGATCTCCAACGTGACCCACCTGCTCACTGTTCGGCTGGACCTGTGGGAGATGACT TGTTCCACTGGCAAGCAACTATTATGGGGCCT atTGCTTTCACAACAAAAATTTACCATCCAAACATAAACAGTAATGGAAGTATTTGTCTTGATATCCTGAGGTCACAGTGGTCACCAGCTCTGACTGTGTCAAAAG TTTTATTGTCCATATGTTCTCTGCTCTGTGACCCTAATCCAGATGATCCCTTAGTACCAGATATTGCACAAATctataaatcagacaaagaaaa ATACAACAGACATGCAAGAGAATGGACTCAGAAATATGCAATGTaa